The DNA region ACTTTTTGTTGCAATAATTGCAAACTGTACTGAAACTCACGGAGAAAGGCAGCATGTGCAGATAGCATGCTGAATCACTGGTACGAGGCTATCTTCTCTCGATCCCGTCCTCCGGTTTCTATTCCCAGGCCTCATTACGTGCAATATCATATGCACAGGCACAGACACTCAGGAAGAGCCCTCCCAGCCAGGATGCGAGTGCCCAGGGAGGTGTTTTGCATGAATCCCACCCTTGGGGTCAGAAACCCTTGCTCAGCTGCCAACTGCAAATAGCCCCATCTTGGAAAATGATGCTAATTATAATCAgtatgccattaaaaaaaaaatggaaatacacACTTGCACCAACCACACCACCCACCACTGCCGCAACAGAAAAGCTGCACGCAGGCCTGAAGTCGTAGCCTGACAGCCCAAGTGCAGCACGGCCCACTAACGCAGCCTTAACCCCCTGTGTTCCTCAGAGACAGCAAGCTCACCATGCTGCTGCGCGAGTCGCTGGGGAACATTAACTGCCGCACCACCATGATCGCCCACGTCTCCGCCGCAGCGGGCAGCTACGCAGAGACCCTGTCCACCGTCCAGGTTGCTGCACGCGTCCTgaggatgaagaaaaagaagacaaaggtAAGACGTTTGCAGGTGCTAGGGCAGAAAAAGGAGCTCTAGGAGCCCCACCCTGGTCCAGAGACAGAAAGGGCCAGGTCAGCACTGCCCATCCCAAGTGTGTGGGTGGGGGCCGTGGGCACGGGTCCCCAGGGAGGAGAGCCTGCAGGCGGGTGCCAGGGGAAGGCCAGGCCCTCCTCACAGCTCTGCACTGCAGGGCACCCAGCCTGCATCCCCAAGGAGAGCACTTGGTCCACTTGAAATACTGCCTGCCTATGGCTgcttgagataaaaaaaaaaatgccggAGGGACGGAGAAACTTCAGTTTTCCCCTAGACTGTCTCAGCCTTCTGTAGATGAAGTCAGTGTCCTCATCGCTGACTTTAGTGAATTATTCCCTCCTGGCTTGTGAGGCACTGATCTCCTCCGCATCTCCAGGGGTCAGTTTCATTCTCCTGCGTTCTGCTTGGCGCACTCAGAGGTTTCTGGCTGATCTTCAGGGTCTGCTAGAACATGCACTCGCGGGGCTCGTTTCCTTCAGCAAAGGCAAAACCAGGACTGTGGCAGCCTAACAGGGCTTTAGAATAAACGCTTGTGATTCTGATCACTCAGGTCCAGGATGGGgtggtgtcttcttttttttttttttcataatataaatCAGGGCTTTCCAGCCAGTGCCCCATGGCGCAGGCTTCCCATGGTTTGGGTGTGCCGATTCAGTGTCCAGTCAGCCCTCGGTAGGTCCGGAGGGGCCTGGGCTAGCCGCCGCCCTTCACAAGCAGCCCCTCTGACTTCCGGGGGGCTGTACGGGCATTTCCATGTATGTGTGGAACCCCGAGGTGGGAAGAGAGGGCACCGTGGCATAGCACACCCAGAGTGATGGCCCGTGTCCCAAGGCCAGAGGTGGCTGCGTAGCCCAGGCTGAGTCAGCTGCCTCCCCCTCCAGCTGCGGTTTAACTCTCCCCTCTCCCTCGCAGTACACCTCTAGCTCCTCCGGGGGAGAGAGCTCCTGCGAGGAGGGCAGGATGCGCAGGCCCACGCAGCTGCGGCCCTTCCACCCCAGGAGTGCGATGGACCCTGATCTCGCCATCCCCACCCTGTCCAGCGAGCCCGACTACTCCTCCAGCAGTGAGCAGTCCTGCGACACCGTCATCTACATCGGGCCGAACGGCACAGCCCTCTCCGACAAGGAGCTCACTGACAACGAGGGGCCCCCAGACTTTGTCCCTATTGTGCCTGCTCTGCAGAAGCCCAGGATCAACAGCCGGCCCGCCGAGGCGGCAGGGGCCGTGGCCGGTACGTCGGAGCGGGACTGCCTGAAGTGCAACACGTTTGCCGAGCTGCAGGAGAGGCTCGACTGCATCGATGGCAGCGAAGAGCCCAGCAGATTTCCTTTCGAAGAGCTACCTGTGCAGTTTGGAGCAGAGCAGGCAGGCACGTGCCCCTTGTTGAGCCTGGCGGCTGGAGCTGGCCCACTCTCTGAGTCCGATAAGGAAGATAATGGGTCCGATGGACAGCTGACCGACAGAGAAGGCGCTGACCCCCCAGCCCCCAAGAGGCAGAGGGATGGCTCACCCGCCCCTGCCGCCTCCCTCGCCCACAGCCCCACGCCCGCCTCCCCCAGGAGTGTCCCAGGCAGCAGCAGCCAGCAGGGCTCGGCACAGCTCCTACAGAGCCGCAGCCTCCAGAGCAGCCGTGAGAGCCTGAACTCCTGCGGCTTTGCAGACTGCAAGCCCAGACCCATGGGCTCACCCCGCCTGGGCATCGCCAGCCTGTCCAGGACCTCAGAGTACAAGCCCCCCAGCTCTCCTTCCCAGAGATGCAAAGTCTATACCCAGAAGGGCGTCCTGCCTTCTCCTGCACCCTTGCCCCCCTTGAGCAAGGACTCCGGCGTGGCGTCCAGTGAGTCCTTGCTTCAGCCTGAAGTACGGACGCCCCCGGTAGGAATGAGCCCCCAGGTTTTGAAGAAGTCCTTGTCTGCTGGGAGTGGAGGTTTCACAGAAATCCCCCTGGATGATGATCACCAGGCAGCCACGTCCCCAGATTCGAGGAAGGAGCTCCTCAGGGCCACACTGGTGACGGTGCAGCAGCCGCTGGAGCTGAACGGGGAGGACGAGCTGGTGTTCACCCTGGTGGAGGAGCTGACCATCAGCGGGGTCCTGGACCGCGGCCGCCCCACCAGCATCATCAGTTTCAACAGTGACTGCTCCGTACAGGCCTTGGCCTCAGGCTCGCGGCCCGTCAGCATCATCAGCAGCATCAGCGAGGACCTGGATGGCTACTCCGGCGTGGCCCCCGTCTCCGAGGTCAGCATCACACAGTTCCTGCCCCTCCCGAAGCTGAGCCTGGATGAGAAGGCGCGGGACGCAGGGGGCCGGCGCTGCTCCACGGGCTCCTGGCTGAGCGAGGCGAGCACAGGCAGCACCGGTGAGCAGCCGTGCCCCGGCCTCTCAGCCCAGATGTGTTTTGGGCATGGGGAAGCCATGGCGGAACCTCCAGCCTCGGAGTTTGTCAGCAGCACCCAGAATGCAGCCCTGGTGCACAGAGAGAAGCCCAGGGCTGGCCCTGACAATGTGCTCATCTTGTCAGAAGTGGGGGAAGAGGCCTTCAACAAAGCAGCTTCTCTCAAAGGCTGCAAAATATCAGCTCTGGGCAAAGCCAAGATCACAATCTCCAATACGACCGATCTGAGCGGCTGTGATGGGTACATGCCCGTAAAGACCAACATCACGCTTTACCCCTGCATCGCCATGAGCTCCCTGAGTGTCCAGGAGCCCGAGGCATCCACAGCCCCCATCGGCTCGGCCCCCAAAGCCACCCAAACTCGTGAGGACCAGGAGGCCTGTGCAAAGAGAAGCATGAGGTTTGAGGACCCCTGGCTAAAACGAGAAGAGGAGGTCAAGAAGGAGGATGCCTGTCCCAGTGCAGGCATCAGGTATGAGGCTGTGACAGGCTCTGCGGAGCCTGAGGCTGTACTAGAGCAGGAGCAGGACGGGAAGCCCAGCTCTGGCGATAGGCTGAGCGGCAGCAGCGGGGAGACATCTGCCTCCCCCGTGACTGACAGCCTCAGGAGGATTGtggatgggtgtgagatgacctTGCCCGCTTTGGCTGCACAGGCAAATCCCAACAAAGGCCTAAAATCTAGCAGCCTCCCTAGGGCCTTTGAGAAAGGCAGCGGACAAGAGGCACTGGCCGGCCCCTTCTACCACGGTGCTGTGGAGACCAGCTGCATGGGTGCAGCAGTGGGCGTCCAGCCCTCAAAGACAGCCCTGGAGAGGAAAGCAGCATCACCCAAGCACGGTGTCCTGGCTCGGCCCAAAGGGACTCCCCCTCTGCCCCCCGTCCGCAAGTCCAGCCTGGACCAGAAGAACCGGGCCAGCCCCCAGCACAGCCCCTTGAACCAACCAGCTCCCTTCGCGGCCAGCTTCCCAGACGAGCCCAGCAGCAAGTCGAAGGACACCGTGAGCAGCGGCAGCAGCAAGCTCTTCAGTGCCAAGCTGGAGCAGCTGGCCAACAGGTCCAACTCTCTGGGCAGGACCACGGTCAGCCACTACGAATGCCTCTCGCTGGAAAGGGCTGAGAGCCTGTCCTCCGTGAGCTCCCGGGTGCACGCCAGCAAGGACAGCACCATGCCCCGCACGGCAAGGAGTCTGGGCCGCCCGGGGGCCTCGCCGACCAGCTCTGGGAACCCCCAGTCAGCCGGGGCCTCGCCCAAGGCCGGCCAGGCCAAGATCTCAGCGGTGAGCAAGCTCCTCCTGGCCAGCCCCAAAGCGCGGAGCCTGTCCACCTCCACCACCAAGACCCTCAGCTTTTCCACCAAGTCTCTGCCGCAGTCGGTGGGCCAGAGCTCCAGCCTGCCGCCCAGCGGGAAGCACATGTCCTGGTCCACCCAGTCCCTTAGCCGGAATCGGGGCGCGGGGGGCCTGGCTTCCAAACTGCCTCTGCGGGCCGTCAATGGCCGCATCTCGGAGCTGCTGCAAGGGAGCTCGGGCCCCCGGGGCGGGCAGCTGCGGGCGGGCGCCGAGACTGAGGGCGGGCCCCAGGCGGAGGAGAAGCCGGCCGCCCCCGTGCTGCCCTCGCCCTACAGCAAGGTCACCCCGCCGCGGAAGCCGCACCGCTGCAGCAGCGGCCACGGCAGCGACAACAGCAGCGTGCTGAGTGGGGAGCTCCCGCCAGCCATGGGGAAGACGGCGCTGTTCTACCACAGCGGGGGCAGCAGCGGCTACGAGAGCATGATGAGGGACAGCGAGGCCACCGGAAGCGCCTCCTCCGCGCAGGACTCCATGAGCGAGAACAGTATCAGCGGGAGGTGCCGGAGCCTCAAAACTCCCAAGAAGCGGTCCGGTTCAGGTAGGggaccccgccccgccccggctGCCCGAGCCCCACTGCCCCCCTCTCCTGTGGGAGCCAAGGGGCATCCGTGCAGATGGTGTGGCTGGCTCAGCCCCCTTCCCAGGGCCCCTCGTGATTCAGGCTGCAGCTGGGGTTTAATGTAAAAAACTGACTTGGTTTTGTGCATTTTCCACCTTAAGGGCACCAGCATGGTGAGAAGGCAGAGGCAGGACGGCAGCCCCAGTGCCGGTTCTGCACTTGGTGGCTGTGGGATGGAACTGGCTTATTCTTCCTTGTTTCCTTCTTTGGGTTTATCTGCTCAAGGACCAAGACACCCCAGCCGCATGGAGTTAGGGCGGCTGCGCTTAGGCCCTGCTGCCTCCGAAACCCAGATCCTGTCGCTGGGGCGCAGGATGAAGCATGCTTTGTCCCACTGACAGAGCAGGCAGACTCGGAGAGCAAAGAGACAGGCCTTCCTTCTGCTGAGCACCCCAAATTTTCTTAGACAGTCAAATAGGCCCTCCTGCCACAGGGCCCGAAACACCTGTGCACCCAAACACAGACTGCACACCAGcacaaaccacacacacaccagcacagACCACACGCACACCAGCACAGACCACATGCACACCAGTACATCCCGCACGCACACCAGTACATCCCGCACGCACACTAGCACAGACCACACACATACCAGCACAGACCACACGCACACCACACAGTATCTAAAGGGTATCTTTGGGGAAAGTCTCTGCCATCTCCTTTCAAAAGGCAAATTCACCAGAAGGGTTCATGTTTAAGGGCCACCGACTTGTTAACAGAAGTTTTGGGTGACATGACATAGAGTCATGATGGGCCGTGAGAGAAGCACACAGGTCAAGCCAGTGGCCCTGGGAGCAGAGACTGAGCTGAGGAGCAGCAAGGAGAGAAGGGAACGGAGAGGAGAAAGGCAAGAGGAAACGAGGACAGCTTATGCTACTTTAGCTGGTTAGAATTTTGCCTGGAACATCTCTGCTCTTAGATAGCTTTCCAGGAAATTGCTCCTGCTCATTGTCTAGCATATGgactctttaattcttttttctttgaattacATCCACTCACAAGATGGCAAGACAAGACCTCTGACAGAGCCCTATCCCACCCCAAACACTCAGAtgcaccagttttaacattttgccacatttgccatttctttctttctgcctgtCCATCTGCCCATCAGTTTGTCTGTCTGTATATCTATTTATCAGTCCACTTTATGAACACTTGAGTGCATACtgtatgcatcatgctccttgTACCTTTAGTACTTTGGGgtatatttcctaaaaacaaggagaTGCACTTATTTAACCACCATAAATTATCAAGTTCAGACTTAACAGTCTGTGTTCCAGTTTTTTCATGTGTCCTAATAAAATTCCTCTGACTCTTTTCCCCGCCCTTATTAGATCCCATCCATGATCATGTACTGCATGTAATGGCCATGGTCTCTTCAGcttgctctttcttttcctttttcaattttgGACCATTTATACAACACATACGTCCCATCTCAGCCACCCCTAAGCacaccattcaatgggattaatcacatgtGTGATGTTGTGgtgccctcaccaccttccatcaTTAAAACTTTCCAAGGtgagtgcgagggtagttcagtggtgaaattctcacctgccatgctgggacttgggttcaattccaggcccatgcagctcccccccaaaacaaacaagcaaaacaaacaaaaacagacaaacaaaaattgaacaaatggtgctgtaataatgagatactcacatggaaaaataaagaaatgtgatcccaccctacagcataccaaaaaattaataacaacaacaaaaaaaaatttccagctCCCCGaatagaaaccctgtacccattaagcattaactccccccccacccccacccctggcaactgaactctactttctgactctaggAGTTTGCATATGTTtggtattttctttatagttaccatgtgtcatggttagggacaggtcatcatcatgtcagctacatccacagctgattccatttgtaatcagccaaaggggagtgtcttctgcaattagtgatgctaaatgtaatcatgggaagccttttaaggaggactcagaggagacaggttccattcctgctttggctggtgagcctctcctgtggagttcatccaggccatccatcggagtcatcagcttcgcagcctgccctgtggattttggactctgcattcctacggtcacgtgagacactttcataaattttatatttgcaagtgttccctgttcattctgtttctctagagaaccctaactaatacatcttggtaccaggagtggttcttaaggaacagaatcttaaaaatgggtttttatgaatggttttctactctgactgggctcagagacactaaggactctgattcccgtaatcagaatgacactcccaatccatggagtgagttggcaaaggagatagtcaaaatatcatcattcgattctcctaatgcgtcgcttgtacaaagccagactctgggggataatgtttttgacacctttacagagttttgtagaaataagagttatagagatgttggttggttgttgttagatacactatctacattaaagggtgaaagggacgggcttaaggcttcaaacgagaagcttaagtgctgtctgaaaggtgtagaggtttctatgagtatcctgaaggaaaatcttatttcctgtagccatagacttgagatctctgaaaatcagactcagaatcttattgttagattagcaactttacaacgtaaactgaaatctcagtcttgcatggtgtctgccattaaagtgagggcatggattggaaaggagtgagaccctgaaaaatgggatggtgacatatggattgataatgatgttgggggtgaggttgaaaccctagaccatgctgagccttctttagataaccctgtaatattctaccctgaggacatagctgccccacctccagcctgcctttaggaattggccacccaacctcctcctgaagggattaaccctagagttattaatcctgttacaccagatgaaactgcaaatgagg from Tamandua tetradactyla isolate mTamTet1 chromosome 7, mTamTet1.pri, whole genome shotgun sequence includes:
- the KIF26B gene encoding kinesin-like protein KIF26B isoform X2, with the protein product MPEPGREGFTEAALNRYNADKPVACGAPAPPSSCVAGETATGTSVAASFFARAAQKLNLSSKKKKHRPSTSSIVEPPLFATSFSGILQTCPPPAPPCLLRAVSKVKDSPGLGKVKVMLRICSTLARDTSESSSFLKVDPRKKQITLYDPLTCGGQNAFQKRGNQVPPKMFAFDAVFPQDASQAEVCAGTVAEVIQSVVNGADGCVFCFGHAKLGKSYTMIGKDDSTQNLGIIPCAISWLFKLINERKEKTGARFSVRISAVEVWGKEENLRDLLSEVATGSLQDGQSPGVYLCEDPICGMQLQNQSELRAPTAEKAAFFLDAAIASRRSNQQECDEDDHRNSHMLFTVHIYQYRMEKSGKGGISGGRSRLHLIDLGSCVKALSKNRDGGSGLCLSLSALGNVILALVNGSKHIPYKDSKLTMLLRESLGNINCRTTMIAHVSAAAGSYAETLSTVQVAARVLRMKKKKTKYTSSSSGGESSCEEGRMRRPTQLRPFHPRSAMDPDLAIPTLSSEPDYSSSSEQSCDTVIYIGPNGTALSDKELTDNEGPPDFVPIVPALQKPRINSRPAEAAGAVAGTSERDCLKCNTFAELQERLDCIDGSEEPSRFPFEELPVQFGAEQAGTCPLLSLAAGAGPLSESDKEDNGSDGQLTDREGADPPAPKRQRDGSPAPAASLAHSPTPASPRSVPGSSSQQGSAQLLQSRSLQSSRESLNSCGFADCKPRPMGSPRLGIASLSRTSEYKPPSSPSQRCKVYTQKGVLPSPAPLPPLSKDSGVASSESLLQPEVRTPPVGMSPQVLKKSLSAGSGGFTEIPLDDDHQAATSPDSRKELLRATLVTVQQPLELNGEDELVFTLVEELTISGVLDRGRPTSIISFNSDCSVQALASGSRPVSIISSISEDLDGYSGVAPVSEVSITQFLPLPKLSLDEKARDAGGRRCSTGSWLSEASTGSTGEQPCPGLSAQMCFGHGEAMAEPPASEFVSSTQNAALVHREKPRAGPDNVLILSEVGEEAFNKAASLKGCKISALGKAKITISNTTDLSGCDGYMPVKTNITLYPCIAMSSLSVQEPEASTAPIGSAPKATQTREDQEACAKRSMRFEDPWLKREEEVKKEDACPSAGIRYEAVTGSAEPEAVLEQEQDGKPSSGDRLSGSSGETSASPVTDSLRRIVDGCEMTLPALAAQANPNKGLKSSSLPRAFEKGSGQEALAGPFYHGAVETSCMGAAVGVQPSKTALERKAASPKHGVLARPKGTPPLPPVRKSSLDQKNRASPQHSPLNQPAPFAASFPDEPSSKSKDTVSSGSSKLFSAKLEQLANRSNSLGRTTVSHYECLSLERAESLSSVSSRVHASKDSTMPRTARSLGRPGASPTSSGNPQSAGASPKAGQAKISAVSKLLLASPKARSLSTSTTKTLSFSTKSLPQSVGQSSSLPPSGKHMSWSTQSLSRNRGAGGLASKLPLRAVNGRISELLQGSSGPRGGQLRAGAETEGGPQAEEKPAAPVLPSPYSKVTPPRKPHRCSSGHGSDNSSVLSGELPPAMGKTALFYHSGGSSGYESMMRDSEATGSASSAQDSMSENSISGRCRSLKTPKKRSGSGSQRRRLIPALSLDTSSPVRKPAHGAGVRWVDGPLRSTQRGLGEPFEIKVYEIDDVERLQRRRGGNSKEVMCFNAKLKILEHRQQRIAEVRAKYEWLMKELEMTKQYLMLDPNKWLSEFDLEQVLELDSLEYLEALECVTERLESRVNFCKAHLMMITCFDITSRRR
- the KIF26B gene encoding kinesin-like protein KIF26B isoform X1, producing MNSVAGNKERLAVSTRGKKYGVNEVCSPTKPAAPFSPESWYRKAYEESRSGSRPTPEGAGSALGSSGTPSPGSGTSSPSSFTGSPGPASPGIGTSSPGSLGGSPGFGTGSPGSGSGGGSSPGSDRGVWCENCNARLVELKRQALQLLLPGPLPGKDSAFSAVIHDKLQVPNTIRKAWNDRDNRCDICATHLNQLKQEAIQMVLTLEQAAGSEHYDASPGSPPPLSNIPTLVGSRHVGGLQQPREWAFVPAPYATSNYTGFVSNKHSSKPNSLGVSNGAEKKSGSPTHQAKVGLQMATSPSNGNILNSVAIQAHQYLDGTWSLSRTNGVTLYPYQISQLMPEPGREGFTEAALNRYNADKPVACGAPAPPSSCVAGETATGTSVAASFFARAAQKLNLSSKKKKHRPSTSSIVEPPLFATSFSGILQTCPPPAPPCLLRAVSKVKDSPGLGKVKVMLRICSTLARDTSESSSFLKVDPRKKQITLYDPLTCGGQNAFQKRGNQVPPKMFAFDAVFPQDASQAEVCAGTVAEVIQSVVNGADGCVFCFGHAKLGKSYTMIGKDDSTQNLGIIPCAISWLFKLINERKEKTGARFSVRISAVEVWGKEENLRDLLSEVATGSLQDGQSPGVYLCEDPICGMQLQNQSELRAPTAEKAAFFLDAAIASRRSNQQECDEDDHRNSHMLFTVHIYQYRMEKSGKGGISGGRSRLHLIDLGSCVKALSKNRDGGSGLCLSLSALGNVILALVNGSKHIPYKDSKLTMLLRESLGNINCRTTMIAHVSAAAGSYAETLSTVQVAARVLRMKKKKTKYTSSSSGGESSCEEGRMRRPTQLRPFHPRSAMDPDLAIPTLSSEPDYSSSSEQSCDTVIYIGPNGTALSDKELTDNEGPPDFVPIVPALQKPRINSRPAEAAGAVAGTSERDCLKCNTFAELQERLDCIDGSEEPSRFPFEELPVQFGAEQAGTCPLLSLAAGAGPLSESDKEDNGSDGQLTDREGADPPAPKRQRDGSPAPAASLAHSPTPASPRSVPGSSSQQGSAQLLQSRSLQSSRESLNSCGFADCKPRPMGSPRLGIASLSRTSEYKPPSSPSQRCKVYTQKGVLPSPAPLPPLSKDSGVASSESLLQPEVRTPPVGMSPQVLKKSLSAGSGGFTEIPLDDDHQAATSPDSRKELLRATLVTVQQPLELNGEDELVFTLVEELTISGVLDRGRPTSIISFNSDCSVQALASGSRPVSIISSISEDLDGYSGVAPVSEVSITQFLPLPKLSLDEKARDAGGRRCSTGSWLSEASTGSTGEQPCPGLSAQMCFGHGEAMAEPPASEFVSSTQNAALVHREKPRAGPDNVLILSEVGEEAFNKAASLKGCKISALGKAKITISNTTDLSGCDGYMPVKTNITLYPCIAMSSLSVQEPEASTAPIGSAPKATQTREDQEACAKRSMRFEDPWLKREEEVKKEDACPSAGIRYEAVTGSAEPEAVLEQEQDGKPSSGDRLSGSSGETSASPVTDSLRRIVDGCEMTLPALAAQANPNKGLKSSSLPRAFEKGSGQEALAGPFYHGAVETSCMGAAVGVQPSKTALERKAASPKHGVLARPKGTPPLPPVRKSSLDQKNRASPQHSPLNQPAPFAASFPDEPSSKSKDTVSSGSSKLFSAKLEQLANRSNSLGRTTVSHYECLSLERAESLSSVSSRVHASKDSTMPRTARSLGRPGASPTSSGNPQSAGASPKAGQAKISAVSKLLLASPKARSLSTSTTKTLSFSTKSLPQSVGQSSSLPPSGKHMSWSTQSLSRNRGAGGLASKLPLRAVNGRISELLQGSSGPRGGQLRAGAETEGGPQAEEKPAAPVLPSPYSKVTPPRKPHRCSSGHGSDNSSVLSGELPPAMGKTALFYHSGGSSGYESMMRDSEATGSASSAQDSMSENSISGRCRSLKTPKKRSGSGSQRRRLIPALSLDTSSPVRKPAHGAGVRWVDGPLRSTQRGLGEPFEIKVYEIDDVERLQRRRGGNSKEVMCFNAKLKILEHRQQRIAEVRAKYEWLMKELEMTKQYLMLDPNKWLSEFDLEQVLELDSLEYLEALECVTERLESRVNFCKAHLMMITCFDITSRRR
- the KIF26B gene encoding kinesin-like protein KIF26B isoform X4 codes for the protein MMMDWKAVAAQKLNLSSKKKKHRPSTSSIVEPPLFATSFSGILQTCPPPAPPCLLRAVSKVKDSPGLGKVKVMLRICSTLARDTSESSSFLKVDPRKKQITLYDPLTCGGQNAFQKRGNQVPPKMFAFDAVFPQDASQAEVCAGTVAEVIQSVVNGADGCVFCFGHAKLGKSYTMIGKDDSTQNLGIIPCAISWLFKLINERKEKTGARFSVRISAVEVWGKEENLRDLLSEVATGSLQDGQSPGVYLCEDPICGMQLQNQSELRAPTAEKAAFFLDAAIASRRSNQQECDEDDHRNSHMLFTVHIYQYRMEKSGKGGISGGRSRLHLIDLGSCVKALSKNRDGGSGLCLSLSALGNVILALVNGSKHIPYKDSKLTMLLRESLGNINCRTTMIAHVSAAAGSYAETLSTVQVAARVLRMKKKKTKYTSSSSGGESSCEEGRMRRPTQLRPFHPRSAMDPDLAIPTLSSEPDYSSSSEQSCDTVIYIGPNGTALSDKELTDNEGPPDFVPIVPALQKPRINSRPAEAAGAVAGTSERDCLKCNTFAELQERLDCIDGSEEPSRFPFEELPVQFGAEQAGTCPLLSLAAGAGPLSESDKEDNGSDGQLTDREGADPPAPKRQRDGSPAPAASLAHSPTPASPRSVPGSSSQQGSAQLLQSRSLQSSRESLNSCGFADCKPRPMGSPRLGIASLSRTSEYKPPSSPSQRCKVYTQKGVLPSPAPLPPLSKDSGVASSESLLQPEVRTPPVGMSPQVLKKSLSAGSGGFTEIPLDDDHQAATSPDSRKELLRATLVTVQQPLELNGEDELVFTLVEELTISGVLDRGRPTSIISFNSDCSVQALASGSRPVSIISSISEDLDGYSGVAPVSEVSITQFLPLPKLSLDEKARDAGGRRCSTGSWLSEASTGSTGEQPCPGLSAQMCFGHGEAMAEPPASEFVSSTQNAALVHREKPRAGPDNVLILSEVGEEAFNKAASLKGCKISALGKAKITISNTTDLSGCDGYMPVKTNITLYPCIAMSSLSVQEPEASTAPIGSAPKATQTREDQEACAKRSMRFEDPWLKREEEVKKEDACPSAGIRYEAVTGSAEPEAVLEQEQDGKPSSGDRLSGSSGETSASPVTDSLRRIVDGCEMTLPALAAQANPNKGLKSSSLPRAFEKGSGQEALAGPFYHGAVETSCMGAAVGVQPSKTALERKAASPKHGVLARPKGTPPLPPVRKSSLDQKNRASPQHSPLNQPAPFAASFPDEPSSKSKDTVSSGSSKLFSAKLEQLANRSNSLGRTTVSHYECLSLERAESLSSVSSRVHASKDSTMPRTARSLGRPGASPTSSGNPQSAGASPKAGQAKISAVSKLLLASPKARSLSTSTTKTLSFSTKSLPQSVGQSSSLPPSGKHMSWSTQSLSRNRGAGGLASKLPLRAVNGRISELLQGSSGPRGGQLRAGAETEGGPQAEEKPAAPVLPSPYSKVTPPRKPHRCSSGHGSDNSSVLSGELPPAMGKTALFYHSGGSSGYESMMRDSEATGSASSAQDSMSENSISGRCRSLKTPKKRSGSGSQRRRLIPALSLDTSSPVRKPAHGAGVRWVDGPLRSTQRGLGEPFEIKVYEIDDVERLQRRRGGNSKEVMCFNAKLKILEHRQQRIAEVRAKYEWLMKELEMTKQYLMLDPNKWLSEFDLEQVLELDSLEYLEALECVTERLESRVNFCKAHLMMITCFDITSRRR
- the KIF26B gene encoding kinesin-like protein KIF26B isoform X3 — protein: MVSSDWFGFYSFIRAAQKLNLSSKKKKHRPSTSSIVEPPLFATSFSGILQTCPPPAPPCLLRAVSKVKDSPGLGKVKVMLRICSTLARDTSESSSFLKVDPRKKQITLYDPLTCGGQNAFQKRGNQVPPKMFAFDAVFPQDASQAEVCAGTVAEVIQSVVNGADGCVFCFGHAKLGKSYTMIGKDDSTQNLGIIPCAISWLFKLINERKEKTGARFSVRISAVEVWGKEENLRDLLSEVATGSLQDGQSPGVYLCEDPICGMQLQNQSELRAPTAEKAAFFLDAAIASRRSNQQECDEDDHRNSHMLFTVHIYQYRMEKSGKGGISGGRSRLHLIDLGSCVKALSKNRDGGSGLCLSLSALGNVILALVNGSKHIPYKDSKLTMLLRESLGNINCRTTMIAHVSAAAGSYAETLSTVQVAARVLRMKKKKTKYTSSSSGGESSCEEGRMRRPTQLRPFHPRSAMDPDLAIPTLSSEPDYSSSSEQSCDTVIYIGPNGTALSDKELTDNEGPPDFVPIVPALQKPRINSRPAEAAGAVAGTSERDCLKCNTFAELQERLDCIDGSEEPSRFPFEELPVQFGAEQAGTCPLLSLAAGAGPLSESDKEDNGSDGQLTDREGADPPAPKRQRDGSPAPAASLAHSPTPASPRSVPGSSSQQGSAQLLQSRSLQSSRESLNSCGFADCKPRPMGSPRLGIASLSRTSEYKPPSSPSQRCKVYTQKGVLPSPAPLPPLSKDSGVASSESLLQPEVRTPPVGMSPQVLKKSLSAGSGGFTEIPLDDDHQAATSPDSRKELLRATLVTVQQPLELNGEDELVFTLVEELTISGVLDRGRPTSIISFNSDCSVQALASGSRPVSIISSISEDLDGYSGVAPVSEVSITQFLPLPKLSLDEKARDAGGRRCSTGSWLSEASTGSTGEQPCPGLSAQMCFGHGEAMAEPPASEFVSSTQNAALVHREKPRAGPDNVLILSEVGEEAFNKAASLKGCKISALGKAKITISNTTDLSGCDGYMPVKTNITLYPCIAMSSLSVQEPEASTAPIGSAPKATQTREDQEACAKRSMRFEDPWLKREEEVKKEDACPSAGIRYEAVTGSAEPEAVLEQEQDGKPSSGDRLSGSSGETSASPVTDSLRRIVDGCEMTLPALAAQANPNKGLKSSSLPRAFEKGSGQEALAGPFYHGAVETSCMGAAVGVQPSKTALERKAASPKHGVLARPKGTPPLPPVRKSSLDQKNRASPQHSPLNQPAPFAASFPDEPSSKSKDTVSSGSSKLFSAKLEQLANRSNSLGRTTVSHYECLSLERAESLSSVSSRVHASKDSTMPRTARSLGRPGASPTSSGNPQSAGASPKAGQAKISAVSKLLLASPKARSLSTSTTKTLSFSTKSLPQSVGQSSSLPPSGKHMSWSTQSLSRNRGAGGLASKLPLRAVNGRISELLQGSSGPRGGQLRAGAETEGGPQAEEKPAAPVLPSPYSKVTPPRKPHRCSSGHGSDNSSVLSGELPPAMGKTALFYHSGGSSGYESMMRDSEATGSASSAQDSMSENSISGRCRSLKTPKKRSGSGSQRRRLIPALSLDTSSPVRKPAHGAGVRWVDGPLRSTQRGLGEPFEIKVYEIDDVERLQRRRGGNSKEVMCFNAKLKILEHRQQRIAEVRAKYEWLMKELEMTKQYLMLDPNKWLSEFDLEQVLELDSLEYLEALECVTERLESRVNFCKAHLMMITCFDITSRRR